A stretch of Triticum aestivum cultivar Chinese Spring chromosome 1D, IWGSC CS RefSeq v2.1, whole genome shotgun sequence DNA encodes these proteins:
- the LOC123180598 gene encoding uncharacterized protein — MDLEANSELIFGEEFCFPANATYYPTPYGPTGITLPAELYEHQAIWRCGDQDLHYLGQQAEGTSYSYYVVPDYGIAHSPRPRGPYPSEHCAIADGRFARSREYLAKTADIVCHQPVPIPHYDVLPSAAQWGPASTSQTLMCNDSLFIPTDQGQSFPVVPKKGITWNPSLQSTSVSSKKFENHAMLSTVQLHSTDPWKQNLAAGSGTMVPAKLRRALQASRHSLHGGVPPVKSSPQTNPSYNYNASHVGSDLRKMAIAEKFQPSSKPRSYVNGLTGKLSSVCRPNLSKEKQPRGSTSSEIVATSYTSRLHIGNPEGKIIIKTDQYNRDDFEVVYPNAKFFVIKSWGEANVHKSIKYGVWSSGLQGNKKLDSAFRDAQMIAASSSTLCPVFLFFSVNESNHFCGVAEMVGPVDFQKNMDFWSMDRWVGSFPVRWHIIKNIPNVALKCILLRNNEDKPVTSSKNTQEIHYVPGTSMLRIFKGSKTNGCLLDCFTVYEAEEARGRKCRMSKLRRDAPRFIPVPKLSLHHAYVPRQPKADRILMDRIIRETHDLAGNGMQQSSWEEPGNLARYSAKESAQKENRSSGKQAREDVVKAVIYQQQPLASNMPAGPAGGQLTWEEVEVTLVEKDRSQTAANISSKAPEENPTEVKNALVHSASSTPETIYEEKKVIGEHCARAISPPMSEACSSCLIGDVLRIGSMLVPMKMPN, encoded by the exons ATGGATCTTGAGGCAAACTCTGAGCTCATATTTGGAGAGGAATTCTGCTTTCCTGCTAATGCAACTTACTATCCGACTCCATATGGTCCAACTG GAATTACTCTGCCTGCTGAGTTGTATGAGCACCAGGCAATTTGGAGATGTGGTGATCAAGATCTACACTACTTG GGCCAACAGGCTGAAGGCACATCATACTCGTATTATGTTGTCCCTGACTATGGGATTGCACATTCTCCCCGTCCCCGTGGCCCTTACCCTTCAGAACATTGTGCTATAGCTGATGGCAGGTTTGCTAGATCCCGAGAGTATCTTGCTAAGACTGCTGACATCGTATGCCACCAACCAGTTCCTATACCCCACTATGATGTTCTCCCATCTGCTGCACAGTGGGGCCCAGCTAGCACGTCGCAAACTCTTATGTGCAATGATAGTCTGTTCATCCCCACTGATCAAGGCCAAAGTTTCCCTGTTGTTCCAAAAAAGGGTATTACATGGAATCCATCTCTACAATCAACCAGTGTTTCTTCAAAGAAATTCGAAAACCATGCTATGCTATCAACAGTACAACTGCATAGTACAGATCCATGGAAGCAAAATCTAGCAGCTGGAAGTGGAACTATGGTACCTGCTAAACTTCGCCGTGCTCTACAG GCATCACGACACTCTCTACATGGGGGAGTTCCTCCTGTCAAGTCCTCGCCGCAGACTAATCCATCATACAACTATAATGCTTCACATGTTGGATCGGACCTCCGTAAGATGGCCATAGCTGAGAAATTCCAACCAAGCTCAAAGCCAAGAAGCTATGTAAATGGTTTAACTGGAAAGTTGAGTTCAGTGTGTCGGCCGAACTTAAGTAAAGAAAAACAGCCAAGAGGTTCGACGTCCTCAGAAATAGTTGCCACATCCTATACATCAAGGCTGCATATTGGCAATCCTGAGGGGAAAATCATCATTAAGACTGATCAATATAACAGAGATGACTTCGAGGTGGTGTATCCCAATGCAAAATTCTTTGTTATCAAGTCTTGGGGCGAGGCAAATGTTCACAAATCCATCAAATATGGTGTCTGGTCGAGCGGTCTTCAGGGAAACAAGAAGCTGGATAGTGCGTTTAGAGATGCTCAAATGATAGCTGCAAGCAGTTCTACCTTGTGTCCAGTTTTTCTGTTCTTTTCG GTCAATGAAAGTAACCATTTCTGTGGTGTTGCTGAGATGGTTGGTCCTGTTGATTTTCAAAAGAACATGGACTTTTGGAGCATGGATAGGTGGGTTGGAAGCTTTCCTGtgaggtggcacattataaagaataTACCAAACGTCGCCTTGAAATGTATCTTGCTGCGGAACAATGAAGATAAGCCTGTCACCTCCAGCAAAAATACACAAGAG ATACACTATGTTCCTGGAACTAGTATGCTCAGGATCTTCAAAGGTTCAAAAACAAATGGATGTCTGCTTGATTGCTTCACGGTGTATGAGGCGGAAGAAGCAAGAGGCAGAAAATGCAGGATGTCCAAGCTTAGGCGTGATGCTCCACGTTTCATACCTGTCCCGAAGCTGTCTCTGCACCATGCCTACGTTCCTCGGCAGCCCAAAGCTGACAGAATACTGATGGACAGAATTATCAGGGAGACGCACGATCTGGCAGGCAACGGCATGCAGCAGAGCTCATGGGAAGAACCTGGGAACCTGGCTAGATATTCTGCCAAGGAATCTGCACAGAAAGAAAACCGTAGCTCTGGAAAACAGGCTCGTGAGGATGTGGTGAAAGCTGTAATATACCAGCAGCAGCCCCTAGCTTCAAACATGCCGGCTGGTCCGGCTGGAGGACAACTAACCTGGGAGGAGGTTGAAGTCACCCTGGTTGAAAAAGACCGCTCACAAACTGCTGCCAACATCTCATCGAAAGCACCTGAAGAGAATCCTACTGAAGTTAAGAATGCCTTGGTGCACAGTGCATCATCAACTCCAGAAACGATTTATGAAGAAAAGAAGGTCATTGGGGAACACTGTGCTCGGGCAATCAGTCCTCCTATGAGTGAAGCCTGCTCAAGTTGCTTGATTGGTGATGTTCTGCGCATTGGTTCCATGCTGGTCCCGATGAAGATGCCCAACTAA